In the genome of Limnobaculum zhutongyuii, one region contains:
- the rdgC gene encoding recombination-associated protein RdgC, with product MLWFKNLMIYRLSRETHLSADEMEKQLKPLTFTPCGSQDMAKTGWVSPLGSQSDALTHASGNQILIVARKEEKILPSPVIKQALQAKIEQLEAEQHRKLKKTEKDALKDEVLHSLLPRAFSRFNQTSLWIDTVNGLIIVDAASAKRAEDTLALLRKSLGSLPVVPLTLESPIELTLTEWVRSGNAPAGFVLQDEAELKAILEGGGVIRCKAQELVSDEIAVHIEAGKLVTKLALEWRERIQFVIADDGSLKRIKFTETIRDQNQDIDKEDYAARFDADFTLMTGEVAQLIQELIEALGGEHSE from the coding sequence ATGTTGTGGTTTAAGAATTTAATGATTTATCGCCTCAGTCGCGAAACCCATTTGTCTGCCGATGAGATGGAAAAGCAACTGAAGCCATTAACATTTACCCCTTGTGGCAGCCAGGATATGGCAAAGACAGGCTGGGTATCTCCTTTAGGGTCACAGAGTGATGCTTTAACACATGCATCAGGCAACCAGATTCTGATCGTTGCCCGTAAAGAAGAGAAAATTCTGCCCTCTCCGGTGATTAAACAAGCCCTACAGGCAAAAATTGAACAGCTGGAAGCCGAACAGCATAGAAAACTAAAAAAGACAGAAAAAGATGCGTTAAAAGACGAGGTGCTGCACAGCCTGTTACCCCGTGCGTTTAGCCGCTTTAACCAAACCAGTCTGTGGATTGATACGGTCAATGGTTTAATTATTGTTGATGCCGCCAGCGCCAAACGCGCCGAAGACACACTGGCCCTGCTACGTAAAAGCTTAGGTTCATTACCGGTAGTTCCATTAACACTGGAAAGTCCTATTGAACTGACGCTTACCGAATGGGTTCGTTCTGGTAATGCACCCGCAGGATTTGTACTGCAGGATGAGGCGGAACTGAAGGCCATTCTTGAAGGCGGTGGTGTTATTCGTTGCAAGGCGCAGGAACTGGTCAGTGATGAAATTGCGGTACATATTGAGGCGGGCAAACTGGTTACCAAACTGGCGCTGGAATGGCGTGAACGCATCCAGTTTGTCATTGCTGATGATGGCAGTTTGAAACGCATCAAATTTACTGAAACTATTCGCGATCAAAATCAGGATATCGATAAAGAAGATTATGCTGCTCGCTTTGATGCTGATTTTACCTTAATGACCGGTGAAGTTGCCCAACTGATTCAAGAGTTAATTGAAGCGTTGGGTGGTGAGCATAGCGAATAA
- a CDS encoding MdtA/MuxA family multidrug efflux RND transporter periplasmic adaptor subunit: MTLQFKRLLRPLPLIATAIIAIGTWLFWHNSNTEQAPGATKSSQSGNGGRRNMPLPPVQVATANVQNIPRYLSGLGTVTAANTVTVRNRVDGQIMAIHFTEGQEVNAGDLLVEIDPRPYQVQLTQAEGQLLNMQATLSNAKRDLVRYQKLIKTNMVSQQQLDTQQALVKQSEGSLKAAQGAVDSANLQLTYSKVTAPISGRVGLKLVDVGNYVSSGDSTGLVVITQTHPIDVLFALPETELSAILPAYNQGKSLSVEAWDRGNKQLITTGNLLSLDNQIDTATGTIKLKARFTNQDNQLFPNQFVNAKIKVDTLDNAIVIPAAAIQTGNNENFVWMINDQNKVSKQPVTVGLRSGESVVVSQGVESGQRVVTDGVDRLKQDMQVEVVTPQSLSTSTAKTPRQPQDAK; this comes from the coding sequence ATGACACTGCAATTTAAGCGTTTATTACGCCCACTGCCGCTCATCGCTACCGCTATTATTGCTATCGGAACCTGGCTATTTTGGCATAACAGCAATACCGAACAGGCACCGGGTGCAACGAAATCATCCCAATCTGGCAATGGTGGGCGACGTAATATGCCGCTACCACCAGTACAAGTTGCCACGGCGAATGTGCAGAACATTCCTCGCTATCTTAGTGGTCTGGGAACGGTTACCGCCGCCAATACGGTGACGGTACGCAATCGGGTAGATGGCCAAATTATGGCAATACACTTTACCGAAGGTCAGGAAGTGAATGCTGGCGATCTGCTGGTTGAAATCGATCCTCGCCCTTATCAGGTACAGTTAACTCAGGCAGAAGGTCAGTTGCTGAATATGCAAGCCACCCTGAGTAATGCCAAACGTGATTTAGTTCGTTATCAAAAACTAATTAAAACCAATATGGTTTCACAACAGCAGTTAGATACGCAGCAAGCACTGGTTAAGCAAAGCGAAGGCAGTTTAAAAGCGGCACAAGGTGCCGTTGACAGTGCTAATCTGCAACTGACCTACAGTAAAGTCACTGCCCCCATTTCTGGTCGGGTTGGTCTGAAGCTGGTTGATGTGGGCAACTATGTTTCCAGCGGCGACAGTACTGGTCTGGTGGTTATTACTCAAACCCATCCCATTGATGTGCTGTTTGCTTTACCGGAAACTGAGCTGAGCGCTATCTTGCCCGCCTACAATCAGGGCAAAAGCCTGTCGGTAGAAGCCTGGGATCGGGGGAATAAACAGCTGATAACAACGGGTAATTTACTCAGTCTGGATAACCAAATTGATACCGCTACTGGCACCATTAAATTAAAAGCGCGTTTTACCAATCAGGATAATCAACTGTTTCCAAATCAGTTTGTTAACGCAAAAATTAAGGTTGATACGCTGGATAACGCCATTGTTATCCCTGCGGCTGCCATTCAAACCGGTAATAATGAAAACTTTGTCTGGATGATTAATGACCAAAACAAAGTCAGCAAACAACCCGTCACGGTCGGATTACGCAGTGGTGAGAGTGTCGTTGTAAGCCAGGGCGTAGAATCCGGGCAACGAGTGGTAACCGATGGCGTTGATCGCCTGAAACAGGATATGCAGGTTGAAGTGGTAACCCCACAATCACTGTCAACCTCCACCGCTAAAACTCCACGTCAACCACAGGATGCAAAATGA
- the phoB gene encoding phosphate regulon transcriptional regulator PhoB, whose product MIKRILVVEDEAPIREMISLVLEQNGYQAIEAADFTAAQSLLIEPFPDLILLDWMLPGGSGIQLIKFLKRDPLMKAIPVVMLTARGEEEDRVQGLESGADDYVTKPFSPKELLARIKAVMRRTSPMTEHEALVFDGLTLDPSSHRVMADDKPLDMGPTEYKLLHFFMSHPERVYSREQLLNQVWGTNVYVEDRTVDVFIRRLRKTLEDSGYDKMLQTVRGSGYRFSTRF is encoded by the coding sequence ATGATAAAACGCATACTGGTGGTTGAGGATGAAGCACCGATACGGGAAATGATTTCTCTTGTTCTTGAACAAAATGGCTATCAGGCCATTGAAGCCGCGGATTTTACCGCTGCGCAATCTTTATTGATTGAGCCTTTCCCCGATCTGATCTTATTGGATTGGATGTTACCTGGGGGTTCAGGCATTCAACTGATTAAATTTCTGAAACGCGATCCACTGATGAAGGCGATTCCGGTAGTCATGTTAACCGCCCGCGGAGAAGAGGAGGATCGGGTGCAAGGGCTGGAGTCCGGGGCAGATGACTATGTAACCAAGCCTTTTTCTCCTAAAGAACTTCTGGCGCGTATTAAAGCCGTGATGCGCCGAACGTCACCCATGACTGAACATGAAGCTTTGGTCTTTGATGGCTTAACCTTAGACCCATCATCTCACCGGGTTATGGCGGACGATAAGCCGCTGGATATGGGCCCCACAGAATATAAACTGCTGCATTTCTTTATGAGCCATCCTGAACGGGTCTATAGCCGCGAGCAATTGCTTAATCAGGTATGGGGAACCAATGTGTATGTTGAAGACCGAACCGTTGACGTATTTATTCGTCGCTTGCGTAAAACGCTGGAGGACAGCGGTTATGACAAGATGCTGCAAACCGTACGCGGTTCTGGTTATCGCTTTTCAACTCGCTTTTAA
- a CDS encoding FidL-like protein has protein sequence MNNVKFSMIATLIVTALLAVGLYLFYASSNNKFTCSANTTYLFEKVNKEKEALLTSEMRFHFDGDGKGYNIIVGNLLVDGSSYTINRKVQFDYTHNKANNYVLSTTQVSLESTDNLPKALGERYLYRFSTEQHESTHLVIIRMNSGKRLFSSGTLPYFLCE, from the coding sequence ATGAACAATGTTAAGTTTTCTATGATTGCCACACTGATCGTGACAGCCTTACTGGCCGTCGGCTTATATTTGTTTTATGCCAGTAGCAATAATAAATTCACCTGTTCAGCAAATACGACTTACCTGTTTGAAAAAGTTAACAAAGAAAAGGAAGCCTTACTAACCTCTGAAATGAGATTTCATTTTGATGGTGACGGGAAAGGTTACAATATTATTGTTGGAAATTTGCTGGTGGATGGCAGCTCTTACACCATCAATCGCAAAGTACAGTTTGATTACACTCACAACAAAGCTAACAATTACGTTTTGAGTACCACCCAGGTCTCTTTAGAAAGTACTGATAACTTGCCTAAAGCGCTGGGAGAACGTTATCTCTACCGTTTTAGCACTGAACAACATGAATCAACTCATTTGGTGATTATTCGTATGAACAGTGGGAAACGTCTGTTTTCCAGCGGAACCTTGCCCTACTTCTTATGTGAATAA
- the phoR gene encoding phosphate regulon sensor histidine kinase PhoR has product MLERLSWKRIVIELLLFCLPALLLSIFIGHLTLLLLISALCALLWHFYNLLKLSHWLWLDRSIMPPPGRGSWEPLFYGLYQMQHRNRQRRRELASLIKRFRSGAESLPDAVVLSTESGHIFWCNKLAQQMLGFRWPEDNGQHILNLIRYPQFAEFIKRKQFHEPLTLQFNKGSYIEFRVMPYDEGHMLISARDVSQIRQLEEVRRKFFTNVSHELKTPLTVLQGYIEMLGDDDTRPEIRHKALTSMKGQTERMSSLVNQLLTLSRIEAAPRYALNEKINVPVLLDSLAREANILSNGEHQLHFDVDAKLQVLGNQEQLYSAMSNLVYNAINHTPSGTDIYVSWVLTPRGAQFSVKDNGPGIEQQHIAHLTERFYRVDPSRSSQTGGSGLGLAIVKHVLNHHDSLLSIESQLGVGSEFRFVLPGRLVVEK; this is encoded by the coding sequence GTGCTAGAACGCCTGTCGTGGAAGAGAATTGTCATTGAGCTATTGCTGTTTTGCCTTCCGGCATTGCTGTTAAGCATTTTTATTGGTCATCTGACGCTATTACTGCTGATTTCTGCACTCTGTGCCTTACTGTGGCATTTTTATAATCTGTTAAAGCTGTCTCACTGGTTATGGCTGGATCGCAGCATCATGCCTCCACCCGGTCGGGGAAGTTGGGAACCGTTATTCTACGGCCTGTATCAAATGCAGCATCGTAATCGCCAACGTCGACGCGAGTTGGCTTCACTAATTAAACGCTTTCGTAGCGGTGCCGAATCGCTACCTGATGCCGTAGTGTTGAGTACCGAAAGCGGACATATCTTTTGGTGTAATAAACTGGCGCAACAAATGTTGGGATTTCGCTGGCCGGAAGATAATGGTCAGCACATTCTTAATCTGATTCGCTATCCGCAATTTGCCGAGTTTATTAAACGTAAGCAATTTCATGAGCCGTTAACTCTACAGTTCAATAAGGGGAGTTATATTGAGTTTAGGGTGATGCCTTATGATGAGGGGCATATGTTGATTTCTGCCCGGGATGTCTCTCAAATCCGGCAATTAGAAGAAGTTCGCCGTAAATTCTTTACCAACGTGAGCCATGAGCTAAAAACCCCGCTTACCGTGTTACAAGGCTATATTGAAATGCTGGGGGATGATGATACCCGGCCTGAGATACGTCATAAGGCATTAACCAGCATGAAAGGCCAAACTGAGCGCATGAGCAGTCTGGTGAATCAATTGCTGACGTTATCGCGCATTGAGGCAGCACCTCGTTATGCATTAAATGAAAAGATTAACGTACCGGTTCTGTTGGATAGTCTTGCGCGTGAAGCCAATATTTTAAGTAACGGCGAACATCAGCTTCATTTTGATGTTGATGCTAAATTGCAGGTGTTAGGTAATCAGGAACAACTTTACAGCGCAATGTCCAATCTGGTGTATAACGCTATCAATCATACACCATCGGGAACGGACATTTATGTTAGCTGGGTATTAACGCCTCGTGGTGCTCAGTTTAGCGTGAAAGATAATGGTCCGGGCATTGAACAACAACACATAGCTCATCTGACAGAGCGGTTTTATCGTGTTGATCCATCGCGCTCCAGCCAGACCGGCGGTAGCGGTTTGGGGCTGGCGATAGTTAAGCATGTGCTGAATCACCATGATTCCCTGTTGAGTATCGAAAGTCAGTTGGGGGTTGGCAGTGAGTTCAGGTTTGTGTTGCCGGGAAGGTTGGTGGTGGAGAAATAA
- a CDS encoding SbcC/MukB-like Walker B domain-containing protein, producing the protein MRILSLRLKNINSLKDEWKIDFTQEPFCDNALFAITGATGAGKTTLLDAICLALYHKTPRLNVSPTQNELMTHHTAESLAEVEFEVQGVGYRAFWSQRRAKGSPDGNLQTPKVELAYIRDGKIITDKIRDKLDLTAQITGLDFSRFTKSMMLSQGEFAAFLNAEPNERAELLEELTGTEIYGHISEQVFLSHKEAKNQLDTLHTLLGSVQLLSEEQTLALKQQAQQLQSQEKSLTQQTERLVADRQWLEKQNEYLHQEAQCQQQLNLAQQNWQQQQPQLERLQRSEPAEKLRPLHVNLMRLRQEQQDNQQEITRITQAETELKQQIAIALKDREQAEQQHALQLKQHELTRTLITTQVIPLDLQIKNKIDQLTQLESAQTNLTQQLQQQQSERDANLKQQHQLLSRQQALYDYFQQHPHHQYWGENLPLWQQQLNQLTRTHRELENTRQLAEAKQKEINQLNQQLVDVTSSQNQHQTQLQQLQQSFDNHDAAFRQLRTQHNLDELKQQQHNLTQTRERQQLLALLFQRYQQVTKQHLARSTQLNELTLAIKQLDEDLLTKRQQYSDKKVHLADLEKLAEQELIINRFEQERALLQPGAPCPLCGSTQHPLMGENTSLKTSDTGQRLSQLKIEFQQLHDAGIELKSKIALHGDRQNQLTKEMNNLSQELDDISQQWQQHCQDLNVSLSLSETEPFDAYLESARQQERQLQQQISQLEQAEQQWQQQKELLNKQHNATQEAQQRVTLLAQDVLNKTQQHQQFNQTLLSLQQDYQMQSEQLKTALAHYELTLPLPEQYDNWYDARKSEWQQWQNHLSDQKILEQQLITLNTQIATLTTRQDSLNTQATENLVQFTACQTESEQLRQQRHQLFGDKQTDATMLQLQQQQQAFELAVTDSRNVWQQLNDRLTALSGQLSALLSQQQQLRQKTDSAEHEFNAALQQSPFSHLADFLDALLSPELHLQLSELKETLTNTLNQAQTLFNEANKQRQQHQAQRPATLTDESNIAELNLQLTQLAEESKANGIRQGEIRQQLENDRQSRANQQSLVERIAQHQQQVDDWAYLNNLIGSSDGAKFRKFAQGLTLDHLVYLANQQLNRLHGRYLLQRKESGALELQVVDTWQADNLRDTRTLSGGESFLVSLALALALSDLVSHKTSIDSLFLDEGFGTLDAETLDIALDALDNLNASGKIIGVISHIDAMKERIPVQIRVRKVNGLGISKLDDRFKE; encoded by the coding sequence ATGCGCATCCTTAGCCTACGGCTTAAAAATATTAACTCGCTGAAAGACGAGTGGAAAATCGACTTCACCCAAGAACCCTTTTGCGATAACGCTCTGTTTGCAATTACCGGCGCTACCGGTGCCGGTAAAACCACCCTGCTGGATGCCATTTGTCTGGCGCTTTATCATAAAACTCCGCGCCTGAATGTGTCACCGACTCAAAATGAGCTGATGACCCACCATACTGCTGAGTCTCTGGCGGAAGTAGAATTCGAAGTTCAGGGGGTTGGCTATCGCGCTTTCTGGAGCCAGCGTCGGGCAAAAGGCAGTCCGGATGGCAATCTGCAAACCCCGAAGGTTGAGCTGGCGTACATTCGCGATGGCAAAATCATTACCGATAAAATACGCGATAAGCTCGACCTCACCGCTCAGATCACCGGTTTGGACTTTAGCCGTTTTACTAAGTCTATGATGCTATCGCAGGGTGAGTTCGCTGCTTTCCTTAATGCAGAGCCAAATGAACGCGCTGAACTGCTGGAAGAGCTTACCGGCACAGAGATTTATGGCCATATTTCAGAGCAAGTTTTCCTGTCGCATAAAGAGGCTAAAAACCAGCTGGATACCCTGCATACTCTGTTAGGTAGCGTACAGTTGTTGTCAGAAGAACAAACTCTGGCGTTAAAACAGCAGGCACAACAGCTGCAATCTCAGGAAAAATCACTGACTCAGCAAACTGAACGTCTGGTGGCAGACAGGCAATGGCTGGAAAAACAAAATGAATATCTGCATCAGGAAGCACAGTGCCAGCAGCAGTTAAATCTGGCTCAGCAGAACTGGCAACAGCAACAACCTCAACTGGAAAGATTACAGCGAAGCGAACCGGCTGAAAAGCTACGACCTCTGCATGTAAATCTGATGCGTTTGCGTCAGGAACAACAGGATAATCAGCAGGAAATAACCCGCATCACTCAGGCTGAAACCGAACTAAAACAGCAGATTGCGATTGCTCTGAAGGATCGTGAACAGGCAGAGCAGCAACATGCCCTACAGCTCAAACAGCATGAGTTAACCCGCACCCTGATTACCACTCAAGTCATACCGCTGGATTTACAGATTAAAAATAAGATCGACCAATTAACTCAGTTGGAGTCAGCTCAAACCAACCTTACCCAGCAGTTACAACAGCAGCAAAGCGAACGTGATGCAAACTTAAAGCAACAGCACCAGCTACTCAGCCGACAGCAGGCGCTATATGACTATTTCCAGCAGCATCCACACCATCAGTATTGGGGAGAAAATCTTCCCCTGTGGCAACAGCAATTAAATCAGCTCACCCGCACTCATCGCGAATTAGAGAACACTCGGCAATTAGCTGAAGCTAAGCAAAAAGAGATTAATCAACTTAATCAGCAGCTCGTTGACGTGACATCGTCACAAAATCAACATCAGACCCAACTACAACAGTTACAGCAGAGCTTTGATAATCATGACGCCGCTTTCCGGCAGTTACGAACTCAGCACAATCTGGATGAATTAAAACAGCAGCAACACAATCTTACTCAAACCAGAGAGCGGCAACAGTTGCTCGCTCTGCTGTTTCAACGCTATCAACAGGTGACTAAACAGCATCTGGCCAGATCGACTCAGTTAAATGAACTCACGTTAGCCATTAAGCAGCTCGATGAAGATTTACTTACCAAACGCCAGCAGTATAGCGATAAAAAAGTTCATCTGGCCGACCTGGAAAAACTGGCTGAGCAAGAGCTGATAATTAACCGTTTTGAGCAAGAACGCGCATTGTTACAGCCTGGCGCACCCTGTCCGTTATGTGGCTCTACCCAACACCCATTAATGGGTGAAAATACGTCATTAAAAACATCAGATACCGGGCAACGTCTGAGTCAGTTAAAAATCGAATTCCAGCAATTACATGATGCCGGTATTGAGTTAAAAAGTAAGATCGCACTACATGGCGATCGGCAAAACCAACTGACAAAAGAGATGAATAATCTGAGTCAGGAGTTGGATGATATTAGCCAGCAATGGCAGCAACACTGTCAGGATCTGAATGTCAGCCTGTCGCTTAGCGAAACTGAACCATTCGACGCTTATCTGGAGAGTGCCCGTCAACAAGAGCGGCAATTACAGCAACAGATAAGCCAGTTAGAACAGGCCGAACAACAATGGCAGCAACAAAAAGAGCTGCTTAATAAACAACATAATGCAACCCAGGAAGCACAACAGCGGGTGACGTTACTGGCTCAGGATGTTTTAAATAAAACCCAGCAACACCAACAGTTCAACCAGACACTGTTATCACTACAGCAAGATTACCAAATGCAGTCAGAACAGCTGAAAACTGCGCTGGCGCACTATGAACTGACACTGCCGCTGCCAGAACAGTACGACAATTGGTATGACGCTCGTAAGAGTGAATGGCAGCAGTGGCAAAACCACCTCAGCGACCAAAAAATATTAGAGCAGCAGTTAATTACGCTAAATACCCAAATCGCCACGCTGACAACCCGACAGGACAGTCTGAATACCCAAGCGACGGAAAATCTGGTGCAGTTTACTGCATGCCAAACTGAATCAGAACAGCTCAGGCAACAGCGCCATCAGTTATTCGGAGATAAACAGACAGATGCCACCATGTTGCAACTTCAACAACAGCAGCAGGCTTTTGAACTGGCGGTAACCGATAGCCGAAATGTCTGGCAACAACTAAATGATCGGCTGACTGCACTCAGCGGACAACTTTCCGCTCTGTTATCACAACAACAACAGCTTCGACAAAAAACCGACAGTGCAGAGCATGAATTTAACGCTGCATTACAACAAAGCCCTTTCAGCCATCTGGCAGACTTTCTGGATGCCCTGTTATCTCCGGAATTACATCTACAGCTTAGTGAACTTAAAGAGACGCTTACCAATACGTTGAATCAGGCACAAACCCTGTTTAATGAAGCAAATAAACAACGGCAACAGCATCAGGCTCAGCGACCAGCAACCTTAACTGACGAGAGTAATATCGCAGAGCTCAACCTGCAGTTAACTCAGTTGGCGGAAGAGAGTAAGGCTAACGGTATTCGTCAGGGGGAAATCCGCCAACAGCTGGAAAACGACCGACAAAGCCGCGCCAATCAGCAATCGCTGGTGGAGCGTATTGCTCAGCATCAACAGCAGGTTGATGATTGGGCCTATCTCAATAATCTAATCGGCTCCAGCGATGGTGCAAAGTTCCGTAAATTTGCTCAAGGCCTCACACTGGATCATTTAGTCTACCTGGCTAACCAACAGCTTAATCGGCTACATGGCCGCTATCTGTTACAGCGTAAAGAGAGCGGTGCACTTGAGCTACAGGTTGTTGATACCTGGCAGGCCGATAATCTGCGGGATACTCGTACTCTGTCCGGGGGAGAAAGTTTTCTGGTGAGTTTAGCGCTGGCGCTGGCTTTGTCGGACCTGGTCAGTCACAAAACCAGTATTGACTCCCTGTTTCTTGATGAAGGTTTCGGCACGCTGGACGCTGAAACGCTGGATATCGCACTGGACGCCTTAGATAACCTGAACGCCAGCGGCAAAATTATTGGAGTTATCAGCCATATCGACGCCATGAAAGAGCGAATTCCAGTACAAATTCGAGTTCGTAAAGTGAATGGATTAGGTATCAGTAAATTGGATGATCGGTTCAAAGAATAG